A window of the Anoplopoma fimbria isolate UVic2021 breed Golden Eagle Sablefish chromosome 17, Afim_UVic_2022, whole genome shotgun sequence genome harbors these coding sequences:
- the pfkfb2b gene encoding 6-phosphofructo-2-kinase/fructose-2,6-bisphosphatase 2 encodes MSSTQIDNGSANSAEAKKADMRMTEKKCSWASYMTNSPTVIVMIGLPARGKTYMSKKLTRYLNWIGVPTKVFNLGVYRREAVRAYKSYDFFRHDNEEAMKIRKQCALVALQDVKAYLLAEGGQIAVFDATNTTRERRDLILAFVKEYAFKVFFVESVCDDPEVIAANILEVKVSSPDYPERHRERVMGDFLKRIECYKVTYQPLDPDDYDKDLSFIKVMNVGRRFLVNRVQDYIQSKIVYYLMNIHVHSHSIYLCRHGESDHNVEGRIGGDSELSPRGKQFASALRDFIEEHELSDLKVWTSQLRRTIQTAEELGVPYEQWKILNEIDAGVCEEMTYEMIQNTFPEEFALRDQDKYHYRYPGGESYQDLVQRLEPVIMELERQGNVLVICHQAVMRCLLAYFLDKSAEDLPYMKCPLHTILKLTPVAYGCKVEMFYLNVEAVNTHRDRPLDKIPRDSALIHRRNSYTPLSSHGQVKRPRLYSAGNQPWLPLAPTPSALMPEGRQSQESLCEGSDFDSPEETSGCVRF; translated from the exons ATGTCCAGCACTCAGATAGACAACGGCTCTGCAAACTCTGCAGAAGCCAAGAAAGCAGACATGAGAATGACCGAGAAGAAGTGCT CGTGGGCCTCCTATATGACAAACTCTCCAACGGTGATCGTAATGATCGGCCTGCCTGCAAGAGGGAAGACCTACATGTCGAAGAAACTCACACGTTACCTCAACTGGATCGGAGTCCCAACTAAAG tgtttaacTTGGGCGTGTACCGCAGAGAGGCCGTCAGAGCTTATAAGTCCTATGATTTCTTCCGGCATGACAATGAGGAAGCCATGAAAATAAGGAA GCAGTGTGCTCTGGTCGCTCTGCAGGATGTGAAGGCGTACCTGTTGGCCGAGGGAGGTCAGATTGCG GTGTTTgatgcaacaaacacaacaagagaACGGCGTGACCTCATTCTAGCTTTTGTGAAGGAGTATGCATTTAAG GTGTTCTTTGTGGAGTCGGTGTGTGACGACCCAGAGGTCATTGCTGCTAATATTCTG gaagtgaaagtgTCCAGTCCAGACTACcctgagagacacagagagagagtgatgggcGATTTCCTCAAACGAATCGAGTGCTACAAGGTCACTTATCAACCGTTAGATCCTGATGATTACGACAA GGACCTGTCTTTCATCAAGGTGATGAACGTGGGCCGGCGTTTTCTGGTGAACCGCGTTCAGGACTACATCCAGAGCAAGATCGTCTACTACCTCATGAACATCCACGTGCACTCTCACTCCATCTACCTGTGTCGGCACGGAGAGAGCGACCACAACGTTGAAGGCCGCATCGGAGGAGACTCTGAACTTTCTCCTCGAGGCAAACAG TTCGCCAGTGCCCTGCGAGACTTCATCGAGGAGCACGAATTGTCGGATTTGAAGGTGTGGACGAGCCAACTGAGAAGAACCATCCAGACAGCCGAGGAGCTGGGCGTCCCTTATGAACAGTGGAAGATACTCAACGAGATTGACGCG ggtgtgtgtgaggagatgACTTATGAGATGATCCAGAACACGTTCCCAGAGGAGTTTGCTTTGAGGGACCAGGACAAGTACCACTATCGTTACCCTGGAGGGGAG tcctaCCAGGACCTTGTTCAACGCTTGGAGCCGGTTATCATGGAGCTGGAGAGGCAGGGCAACGTGTTGGTCATCTGCCACCAGGCTGTCATGCGCTGTCTGCTGGCTTACTTCCTGGACAAGAGTGCAG AAGATCTGCCGTACATGAAATGCCCGCTCCACACAATACTCAAGCTAACTCCTGTTGCATACG GTTGTAAAGTGGAGATGTTCTATCTTAACGTGGAGGCAGTGAACACGCATCGAGACCGGCCTCTT GATAAAATCCCGAGGGACTCTGCTCTCATACATCGGCGGAATAGTTACACGCCCTTGTCCAGTCACGGCCAGGTCAAGCGGCCCAGGCTCTACAGCGCGGGCAACCAGCCCTGGCTACCGCTCGCCCCCACCCCATCAGCTCTGATGCCAGAGGGACGGCAAAGCCAA GAGTCCCTGTGCGAAGGAAGCGACTTTGACAGCCCCGAAGAAACTAGTGGCTGTGTCCGCTTCTGA
- the zgc:158258 gene encoding specifically androgen-regulated gene protein, giving the protein MPKSDTWPGGIGLETMTGMDSAGSCDSVLSANSGFSDDSLEYLSAEEKACLMFLEETIDSLDTEEDSGLSNDEPDQLPSPGNVANKLADLSASMNKSKLNTSQKQASTEPIQECADTKPMQSYLVPTPFVVASSSPCSVLNAKTGVPPDKNLSSKTPFTPQSNKPDNKHNQKPPRVPLEVNVVIPPPTKPRDYSVRKAEGLPRGPLSYEALVHLRRSASTKKTPLCPTIDHTIESDKHLHVTFEGPNRGNPPRSDRSHSEAYKAMAGPPVVGPKPKKIPANISVKAKNEASLTSDSSYDIKNAKDPKVVRLEALQKLGLLKDQQPENESEAQRLPLKSHSSLDPTPNRLTRGPSNHNPSRSPSFCHSQVPTEPKNKPLQISASFHNYSRPDQQPLPVSDPAQSNGSKAAGLERSATLDNHRNGGNTQPGSRKPSNSVGYSVMVVPGMGADRKEALKKLGLLKD; this is encoded by the exons ATGCCCAAAAGCGATACCTGGCCTGGTGGCATTGGATTGGAGACGATGACTGGCATGGACAGTGCTGGTAGCTGTGACAGCGTTCTCAGCGCCAATTCTGGCTTT AGTGATGATAGTCTGGAGTACCTGTCTGCTGAAGAGAAGGCCTGTCTCATGTTTTTGGAGGAGACTATCGACTCTTTGGATACTGAGGAGGACAGTGGACTGTCCAATGACGAACCTGACCAACTGCCCAGCCCTGGCAACGTTGCTAACAAACTGGCTGACCTGTCGGCCTCCATGAACAAAAGCAAGCTCAACA ctTCACAGAAACAGGCATCTACGGAACCCATACAGGAATGTGCTGACACCAAACCCATGCAGAGCTACCTGGTTCCTACACCTTTTGTTGTGGCAAGCAGCTCTCCATGTTCTGTACTAAATGCAAAGACGGGTGTCCCTCCAGACAAAAACCTCAGCTCTAAGACTCCTTTCACTCCTCAAAGCAACAAACctgacaacaaacacaaccagAAACCTCCCCGAGTACCTTTGGAGGTTAATGTTGTGATACCTCCTCCCACCAAACCCAGAGACTACTCGGTTAGGAAAGCTGAAGGTTTACCTCGAGGTCCTCTGTCCTATGAGGCACTTGTTCATCTGCGGAGGAGTGCCTCCACGAAGAAGACGCCTCTCTGTCCAACAATTGATCACACTATAGAGTCGGACAAGCACCTTCATGTCACATTCGAAGGCCCAAACCGCGGAAATCCTCCAAGATCTGACAGATCCCACTCAGAGGCTTATAAGGCTATGGCTGGTCCTCCGGTTGTTGGTCCCAAACCCAAAAAGATTCCTGCCAACATATCGGTGAAAGCAAAAAATGAAGCATCCCTAACTTCAGACTCTTCATACGATATCAAGAATGCAAAAGATCCCAAGGTTGTCAGACTGGAAGCTTTGCAGAAGCTGGGTCTCCTGAAAGACCAACAGCCGGAAAATGAATCAGAAGCCCAACGGCTCCCCCTTAAATCTCACTCCTCTCTGGACCCGACACCCAACAGATTGACAAGAGGTCCATCTAATCATAATCCATCAAGAAGCCCATCATTTTGTCATTCTCAAGTTCCCACAGAGCCCAAGAACAAGCCTCTGCAGATCAGCGCCAGTTTCCATAACTACTCCAGACCTGACCAACAGCCTTTGCCTGTATCAGATCCCGCCCAATCCAATGGATCGAAGGCAGCTGGTCTGGAGCGCTCTGCCACCCTGGACAACCACAGAAACGGTGGAAACACTCAGCCCGGGTCCCGCAAACCCTCAAACTCAGTCGGGTATTCGGTGATGGTGGTGCCTGGGATGGGAGCGGATCGAAAAGAAGCACTCAAAAAGCTTGGACTGCTCAAAGACTAA
- the yod1 gene encoding ubiquitin thioesterase OTU1 yields the protein MLRLRCKTKNGSHIMQGLTHQSCVQELKTKVEELTGIPCDVQKIMVGYPPSSLDLQNGDAHLKDYPIKSGDTLIVEEEKNKPKPPQDRPTVTKVPLLEALPMLARRVVPADNSCLFTSVYYVVEGGVYDPACAPEMRGLIAQIVSSDPAAYSEAVLGKTNEEYCTWIKRDDTWGGAIEVSIMSKFYQCEICVVDTQTVRVDRFGEDAGYHKRVLLIYDGIHYDPLQKETPGSDVPPNTIFSTTDDVILAQALELADEARRKRQFTDVNRFALRCMVCQTGLVGQKEAREHAKETGHTNFGEV from the exons ATGTTGCGGCTTcgctgtaaaaccaaaaatggCAGCCACATAATGCAGGGCTTGACTCATCAGTCCTGCGTGCAAGAGCTGAAGACTAAGGTGGAGGAGCTCACTGGTATCCCCTGTGATGTGCAGAAAATCATGGTTGGTTATCCACCGTCCAGCCTTGATCTTCAAAATGGAGACGCTCACCTCAAGGACTACCCCATCAAATCAG GAGACACACTCATtgttgaggaagaaaaaaacaagccaaagCCTCCTCAGGATCGTCCCACTGTGACTAAAGTTCCACTCCTGGAAGCTTTGCCCATGCTGGCACGTCGAGTGGTCCCGGCTGACAACTCCTGCCTCTTCACCAGCGTGTATTACGTGGTGGAGGGGGGAGTATATGACCCTGCTTGTGCCCCCGAGATGCGAGGCCTCATCGCCCAGATCGTGTCAAGTGACCCCGCAGCTTACTCTGAAGCGGTGCTGGGAAAGACCAACGAGGAGTACTGCACCTGGATAAAACGTGACGACACCTGGGGGGGAGCCATCGAGGTGTCTATCATGTCCAAGTTCTACCAGTGCGAGATCTGTGTGGTGGACACTCAGACGGTCCGAGTGGATCGGTTTGGGGAGGACGCCGGCTACCACAAACGCGTGCTGCTCATCTACGACGGTATCCATTACGACCCGCTGCAGAAGGAAACGCCCGGCTCTGACGTTCCGCCCAACACCATCTTCTCCACCACGGACGACGTAATCCTGGCTCAGGCCCTCGAGCTCGCAGACGAGGCTCGCCGCAAGCGTCAGTTCACGGACGTTAACCGCTTTGCGTTGCGCTGCATGGTGTGCCAGACAGGCCTGGTGGGACAAAAGGAAGCTCGTGAGCACGCCAAGGAGACAGGCCACACCAATTTTGGGGAAGTGTGA